In Arachis hypogaea cultivar Tifrunner chromosome 17, arahy.Tifrunner.gnm2.J5K5, whole genome shotgun sequence, a single window of DNA contains:
- the LOC112765360 gene encoding helicase SEN1, translating to MSKTTREDHDDESSLLDIVFSWTLKDVLNDNLYKHKVVKIPETFNSVKEYMTSFVPSLIEETRSDICSGLKGVSRARFCEIKTVKMDKEFFEPPKNLFYLLTLVNTSDNDDVDKDDVEEGGEIGKSYELMLGDVIAFTPVRPKCIDDLNSPKNFYHIGYVVRPKRAYDNVIPILSSKLMETKNEYDRSGGVKKLYAVHLMNILTNVRIWKALNSQLEDADMSIIEKVLRPDTKIGRKCQICPSELNVIGTSSIRNMIQSQNLNESQEDAVSSCVSMTKCHHNSTINLVWGPPGTGKTKTVACILFSLLKLRVRTLTCAPTNTAVMAVASRLHSLVKDSLEHESYGFGDIVLFGNSSRMKVDSYLGLKDIFLENRVNNLVKCFAPLSGWKHSIESMIQLIKEPKKLYKLYQKEEGLMPFKDFVKQENSTVEFQYSLYKIRNWLFGDSKTLKEFVNMKYSDIAEKYHSLIESLMTFNQFVKKKYRELKGKLEFCMQTLYTHMPTSFIQISDVRRMTRAFGFLRSLESSLNHVPYRKTLNYSDDDDEEANEEKEILDYLGWPSLERELCVGILTSLSQSVFIPRTNDKHGIEKFCLSNACLIFCTASSSVKLFTKGMTQLKFLVVDEAAQLKECESTVPLQLPGLRHCVLIGDEKQLPALVKSKIAEKTEFGRSLFERLVILGNEKHMLNIQYRMSPSISLFPSEEFYEGKLSDAPILSNLSYNKKFLEGEIYGSYSFINVAKGREQIGLGHSTKNTVEAAVISEIVGNLYKEFVRTKKKTSIGIISPYNAQVYEIQEKVKNYTSVSDPDFSLSVRSVDGFQGGEEDIIIISTVRANGAGKVGFLSNRQRTNVALTRARYCLWIVGNGSTLFNSESIWSKLVLDAKKRNCFHNASKDKKLGQVIDDALFEIELLEESASTFKKLSLGSKSEFGGSYSRKSSRNRPRKC from the exons ATGTCAAAGACAACTAGGGAGGATCATGATGATGAATCCAGTTTGTTGGATATTGTCTTTTCTTGGACTCTCAAAGATGTTCTGAATGATAATCTTTACAAGCACAAG GTTGTTAAGATTCCAGAGACATTCAATTCTGTGAAAGAATACATGACCTCATTCGTTCCTTCATTGATTGAAGAGACACGCAGTGACATATGTTCAGGCTTGAAAGGAGTGTCTAGAGCTCGATTCTGCGAAATCAAGACTGTCAAAATGGACAAAGAGTTCTTCGAACCTCCTAAGAATTTGTTCTATCTCTTAACATTGGTGAAcactagtgataatgatgatgtAGATAAAGAtgatgtggaagaaggtggtGAAATTGGAAAATCATATGAGCTTATGTTAGGAGATGTTATTGCATTTACTCCTGTTAGACCAAAATGCATAGATGATTTAAACAGCCCCAAAAACTTCTACCATATTGGTTATGTTGTTAGGCCAAAACGTGCATATGACAATGTAATTCCAATTTTGTCCTCCAAGCTCATGGAGACTAAGAATGAATATGACAGAAGTGGTGGTGTTAAGAAGCTTTATGCTGTGCATCTTATGAACATTCTAACAAATGTTAGGATATGGAAGGCATTGAATTCACAGCTAGAGGATGCAGACATGAGCATTATTGAAAAGGTGCTAAGACCTGACACGAAG ATTGGAAGAAAATGTCAAATATGCCCCTCAGAACTAAACGTTATTGGCACTTCAAGCATAAGAAATATGATTCAGTCTCAGAATCTCAATGAATCACAAGAAGATGCAGTTTCAAGCTGTGTGAGCATGACAAAATGTCACCATAACAGCACCATTAACCTTGTATGGGGACCTCCTGGGACTGGGAAAACCAAGACTGTGGCTTGTatcttgttttcccttttgaagCTTAGAGTCAGGACATTAACATGTGCTCCAACTAACACGGCAGTGATGGCGGTTGCGTCGAGGCTGCATAGCCTTGTTAAGGATTCACTTGAGCATGAATCATATGGTTTTGGCGACATAGTGCTATTTGGCAATAGTTCTAGAATGAAGGTTGATAGTTATCTTGGCCTTAAAGATATCTTTCTCGAAAATCGTGTGAATAATCTTGTTAAGTGTTTTGCTCCACTAAGTGGTTGGAAACATAGCATCGAATCAATGATTCAACTGATTAAGGAACCTAAGAAGCTCTATAAATTGTATCAGAAAGAGGAGGGCCTAATGCCATTCAAAGATTTTGTGAAGCAAGAAAACAGCACTGTTGAATTCCAGTATAGCCTATACAAAATAAGGAACTGGCTCTTTGGTGATTCTAAAACATTGAAGGAATTTGTGAACATGAAATACAGTGACATTGCAGAAAAGTATCATTCTCTCATTGAAAGCTTAATGACATTTAATCAATTTGTGAAGAAGAAATACAGGGAATTGAAAGGAAAACTCGAGTTCTGTATGCAGACTTTGTACACACACATGCCAACATCTTTTATTCAGATCAGTGATGTGAGGAGAATGACTAGAGCTTTTGGTTTTCTTAGATCCCTTGAAAGTTCCTTGAATCATGTTCCGTACAGGAAAACTCTGAAttatagtgatgatgatgatgaagaagcaaatgaagaaaaagaaattctTGACTACTTGGGGTGGCCAAGCCTGGAAAGAGAATTATGTGTTGGAATACTAACTTCACTTTCTCAATCAGTTTTCATTCCAAGGACTAATGACAAGCATGGAATTGAGAAATTTTGCTTGTCGAATGCTTGTCTGATTTTCTGTACAGCATCAAGTTCTGTAAAGTTGTTCACAAAAGGAATGACACAACTGAAATTTCTGGTAGTTGATGAAGCAGCCCAGCTTAAAGAATGCGAGTCAACCGTACCATTACAGCTCCCAGGCCTTAGGCATTGTGTCTTAATCGGCGACGAGAAACAACTTCCGGCCTTGGTTAAAAGCAAG ATTGCTGAGAAGACAGAATTCGGAAGAAGCTTGTTTGAAAGGTTGGTGATTTTAGGAAATGAGAAGCATATGCTGAATATTCAGTATAGGATGAGTCCTTCAATTAGCTTATTTCCAAGTGAAGAGTTCTATGAAGGAAAGCTTTCTGATGCTCCAATTTTGAGTAATTTAAGCTATAACAAAAAATTCCTTGAAGGAGAAATCTATGGCTCTTATTCATTCATAAATGTAGCTAAAGGCAGAGAACAAATTGGTCTGGGACATAGTACAAAAAACACTGTTGAAGCTGCAGTTATTTCTGAGATTGTTGGAAACCTCTATAAAG AGTTTGTGAGGACAAAGAAGAAAACTAGCATAGGAATCATATCTCCTTACAATGCTCAAGTTTATGAAATTCAAGAGAAAGTTAAGAATTACACTTCAGTTTCTGATCCTGATTTCAGTTTAAGTGTTCGTTCCGTCGATGGCTTTCAAGGCGGCGAAGAAGACATTATCATAATATCAACAGTTAGAGCAAATGGTGCTGGAAAAGTTGGTTTTCTTTCCAACAGACAAAGAACAAATGTGGCATTGACAAGAGCTAG ATATTGCCTTTGGATTGTTGGCAATGGTTCAACATTGTTTAATAGTGAGTCTATATGGAGTAAACTGGTTCTTGATGCTAAGAAAAGAAATTGTTTTCACAATGCTAGTAAAGACAAGAAATTGGGTCAAGTAATTGATGATGCATTGTTTGAGATTGAACTTCTTGAAGAATCTGCATCAACATTTAAGAAACTAAGCCTAGGGAGTAAGTCAGAATTTGGTGGTTCATATTCAAG aaaatctTCACGGAACAGGCCAAGGAAGTGTTAA